The Brachyspira hyodysenteriae ATCC 27164 sequence AGGTGCAGAAATAGCTCAAAGATATGGAGTAAACGGATTTCCTACAATACTTTTTATAAGTGCTGACGGTTTTATATTAGAGAATGTAGGAGGATATGTTGAGGGTGAAAAATTTGTACCTTATATGAAAAACGCTATAGAGAAATTGGATCGAGTAAATTCTGTATTGGCAAATAAAGAACCTACTTTAGAGAAATTAGATTTATATATGGAATCAGGTAATGAAGTAGAATCTCAAAAGATATATGATGCTTTAATGCAGAAAAAAGCTATATCTAAAGAAAAAATGCCTAAATATTTACTTGGTTTTGGCTTGATAAAAGCTCAGAAAAAAGATTATGATAATGCTAATAAATATTTTGATGATATAATAAAAAATTATCCTAATTCTGAAGAGGTTTATATAGCTCATTATTATAAGGCTGTTATTATGGCATTAGCTGGTGAAAAAGATGAGCCTAAAAAATATTTAGAGAAACTTATTAATGATCCTAAAGTTCCTGAGGATATGAAAAATCAATACGAAAATCTATTATCATACATAAATGAAACTAATTAATTAATGTTAAATAATTTTTTTAAGAGAGGTATTTATTAGCCTCTCTTTTTTTATGTGATGTACTTTAAAAAATAATTTGTTATAATATAATAAATCAATATATGTAAATTGTAGTTTATACGGATATAAAGATTATGATTAGTATAATAATACCTGTTTATAATGTTTCAAAATATTTAAGGGCTTGTCTAGATAGTGTAATTAATCAGACATACAAAGATTTAGAAATAATATGTATTAATGACGGTTCTACTGATGATTCTCTTGAAATA is a genomic window containing:
- a CDS encoding thioredoxin fold domain-containing protein — encoded protein: MNKNILMILFIMFTSIISCNKASAEIKWEKDLATAMKKAKEKNLPIMIDVYTDWCTWCKELDKNTYSHKDVIDVAKKMVSVKLNPETSEEGAEIAQRYGVNGFPTILFISADGFILENVGGYVEGEKFVPYMKNAIEKLDRVNSVLANKEPTLEKLDLYMESGNEVESQKIYDALMQKKAISKEKMPKYLLGFGLIKAQKKDYDNANKYFDDIIKNYPNSEEVYIAHYYKAVIMALAGEKDEPKKYLEKLINDPKVPEDMKNQYENLLSYINETN